In Thiovibrio frasassiensis, one DNA window encodes the following:
- a CDS encoding sigma-54-dependent transcriptional regulator, whose translation MHNSKILLAEDDEIMRITLSDRLRKEGWLVDEACDGREAQALLRKKAYNLLISDIRMPHLGGEALLREVLLHTPATDVIFMTAYGSVEDAVQCLKQGAADYLLKPFDMDDLVIRVKRLIENQAIKVRCASLEQCCQQAQKPIIGSSPPMRALLHLIAQVAPSDATVLITGESGTGKELVASAIHYSSPRAKGPFIKVNCAAIPEGLMESELFGHEKGAFTGADARKIGRFEMANNGTILLDEIGELPLNLQAKLLRVLQEREIERVGGGAPIKIDVRVLCATARNLLSEVQASRFREDLYYRLQVIPIAVPPLRERKEDIPELCGFFFREFDKSRAGSQTLSPAALEILMAYNYPGNIRELRNIIERVTVLNPTSVVEPWLLPADLVRESPPCEIAASSSMKLAEAIAMAERSCILRALRQTGGKKSEAAQLLGISRKNLWEKMKTHRIEE comes from the coding sequence ATGCATAACAGTAAGATTCTTCTTGCCGAAGACGACGAGATCATGCGCATCACCCTTTCGGATCGGCTGCGCAAGGAGGGCTGGCTGGTGGATGAGGCCTGTGACGGACGCGAGGCCCAGGCGCTTCTTCGGAAAAAGGCCTACAACCTGCTGATTTCCGATATCCGCATGCCGCATTTGGGCGGAGAGGCATTGTTGCGCGAGGTGCTCCTGCATACGCCTGCCACGGATGTGATATTCATGACCGCCTACGGCAGCGTGGAAGACGCGGTGCAATGCCTGAAGCAAGGCGCGGCCGATTATCTCCTGAAGCCATTTGATATGGACGATCTGGTGATTCGGGTTAAAAGGCTCATCGAAAATCAAGCGATCAAGGTGCGCTGTGCCTCTCTGGAGCAATGTTGTCAGCAGGCGCAAAAGCCTATTATCGGCAGCAGCCCCCCGATGCGCGCCTTGCTGCACCTGATTGCCCAGGTGGCTCCCTCGGATGCCACCGTCCTGATTACCGGCGAATCCGGGACCGGCAAGGAACTGGTTGCCTCGGCCATCCATTACAGCAGCCCCCGGGCGAAAGGCCCCTTTATCAAGGTGAACTGTGCCGCGATCCCCGAAGGGCTCATGGAATCCGAACTCTTCGGCCATGAAAAGGGGGCCTTTACCGGCGCGGACGCCAGAAAGATCGGCCGCTTCGAAATGGCCAACAACGGCACCATCCTTTTGGATGAAATTGGGGAGCTGCCCCTCAATCTTCAGGCGAAACTGCTCCGGGTTCTGCAGGAGCGGGAGATTGAGCGGGTGGGTGGCGGTGCCCCGATCAAGATCGATGTCCGGGTGCTCTGCGCCACGGCGAGAAATCTTCTGAGCGAAGTGCAGGCCAGCCGTTTTCGGGAAGACCTGTATTACCGGCTGCAGGTTATCCCCATCGCGGTGCCGCCGCTGCGGGAGCGCAAGGAGGATATCCCCGAACTCTGCGGTTTCTTTTTTCGGGAATTCGACAAATCCCGCGCCGGAAGCCAGACCCTTTCCCCCGCAGCCCTTGAGATCCTCATGGCATACAATTACCCCGGCAATATCCGGGAACTGCGCAATATCATCGAGCGGGTCACGGTGCTCAACCCCACCAGCGTGGTGGAGCCCTGGCTCCTGCCGGCGGATCTGGTAAGGGAGTCGCCGCCCTGCGAGATTGCCGCATCCTCTTCGATGAAACTGGCCGAGGCCATTGCCATGGCCGAACGGAGCTGCATCCTGCGGGCACTCCGGCAGACCGGGGGGAAAAAGAGCGAGGCGGCGCAGCTGCTTGGCATCAGCCGCAAAAATCTCTGGGAGAAAATGAAGACCCATCGGATAGAGGAGTAG